Proteins encoded by one window of Sorex araneus isolate mSorAra2 chromosome 3, mSorAra2.pri, whole genome shotgun sequence:
- the AMN gene encoding protein amnionless, with protein MDAFCRVLLVLHLCALTRAAYKFWVPNTNFDDANNWSQNRTPCAGAAVEFPADKMVSVLVHGSHSLVDMLLPLDGELVLASGAAFSAVDSAAGLDCEAGAPARFRDPDRFSWLDPRLWRPADADAARGLFLVDAERVPCRHDDVVFPPDASFRVGLGPGGARVRSVSAGGQTLARPEDLAALLASRAGRLRFHGPGTLSLSPEPCGDPSGCECGNAAAQPHICRALLGPLGGSCAPAACLDALLPAGQCCGLCGAVVSLAHGPTFELERYRERLLRDFLAQPQYRGLQVAVSKVPRTREADAHVQVVVRDGGDGGPAPGTAGRLARALLADVAEQGPALGVLSASVRESGAPLRGGSAAGLSGRGRAAALGVGLGAALLLALLAGALLMRRAPGLRWRRRDEAAPAAPLGFENPVFHVAVPASRPPDPPALPSDPRSTSHNYFINPLFAEAEAEA; from the exons ATGGATGCGTTCTGCCGGGTCCTGCTGGTGCTCCACCTCTGCG CGCTGACTCGGGCCGCCTACAAATTCTGGGTCCCCAACACCAACTTCGATGACGCGAACAACTGGAGCCAGAACCGGACCCCGTGCGCCGGCGCCGCCGTGGAGTTCCCCGCAGACAAG ATGGTGTCGGTGCTGGTGCACGGGTCCCATAGCCTCGTGGACATG CTGCTGCCCTTAGACGGGGAACTGGTCCTGGCCTCAGGAGCAGCCTTCAGTGCCGTGGACAGTGCCGCGGGCCTGGACTGCGAGGCAG GTGCGCCGGCACGTTTCCGGGACCCGGACCGCTTCTCCTGGCTCGACCCGCGCCTGTGGCGCCCGGCGGATGCGGACGCGGCGCGCGGCCTCTTCCTCGTGGACGCCGAGCGCGTCCCGTGCCGCCACGACGACGTGGTCTTCCCGCCCGACGCCTCCTTCCGCGTGGGCCTGGGCCCAGGCGGCGCGCGCGTCCGCAGCGTCTCGGCGGGGGGCCAG ACCCTCGCGCGCCCCGAGGACCTGGCGGCCCTGCTGGCGTCCCGCGCCGGCCGCCTGCGCTTCCACGGGCCGGGCACGCTGAGCCTGAGCCCCGAGCCGTGCGGAGACCCGTCGGGCTGCGAGTGCGGGAACGCGGCG GCGCAGCCGCACATCTGCCGGGCGCTGCTCGGGCCCCTGGGCGGCAGCTGCGCCCCCGCCGCCTGCCTGGACGCCCTCCTGCCGGCCGGGCAGTGCTGCGGCCTGTGCG GGGCCGTCGTGTCGCTGGCCCACGGGCCCACCTTTGAGCTGGAGCGTTACCGGGAGCGACTGCTGCGCGACTTCCTGGCCCAG CCCCAGTACCGGGGCCTGCAAGTGGCCGTGTCCAAGGTGCCGCGGACGCGCGAGGCCGACGCGCACGTCCAGGTGGTCGTGCGGGACGGCGGGGACGGCGGGCCCGCGCCGGGCACTGCGGGGCGGCTGGCGCGCGCGCTGCTGGCCGACGTCGCGGAGCAAG GCCCGGCCCTCGGGGTGCTGTCGGCCAGTGTCCGGGAGTCGGGCGCGCCGCTGCGGGGCGGCTCCGCCGCGGGACTGTCGGGGcgcggccgggcggcggcgcTGGGGGTCGGCCTGGGGGCCGCGCTGCTCCTGGCGCTGCTGGCCGGGGCGCTGCTGATGCGCCGGGCGCCGGGGCTCAG GTGGAGGCGGCGGGACGAGGCGGCCCCCGCGGCGCCGCTGGGCTTCGAGAACCCCGTGTTCCACGTGGCAGTTCCGGCATCGCGG CCGCCggatcccccagccctgccctcggaCCCCCGGAGCACCAGCCACAACTACTTTATTAACCCCCTATTTGCCGAGGCCGAGGCGGAggcctga